In one window of Henckelia pumila isolate YLH828 chromosome 1, ASM3356847v2, whole genome shotgun sequence DNA:
- the LOC140879988 gene encoding protein BONZAI 1-like: MGNCCSDVAGGRSAVGGSASSVANPTNDAVDAFLRSRGQNGLFSQIELSLSASNLRDQDVLSKSDPMAVLYMKGIDGLLQELGRTEVVLNSLNPKWIIKHLVTYQFEMVQNLVVRVYDVDTQFHDVDVKALKLEEQQFLGEASCTLSQIVTKSNKTLTLDLGLKEFRSPTDAQRYGQLTIYAEEIVASKTTTELKLRCSDLESKDLFCKCDPFLVISKITENGVTVPICKTEVLNNDHNPKWKSIFLSIQQVGSKDSPLIIECFNFNSNGKHDLLGKVQKSLAELEKLHSVVTGENLFIPVSVGQNHQNKVLKSQLFVDKYSENIRHTFLDYLAGGFELNFMVAIDFTASNGNPRLPDSLHYIDPSGRLNAYQRAISEVGGVLQFYDSDKKFPAWGFGARPIDGPVSHCFNLNGSSHYCEVEGIHGIMMAYTSALFNVSLAGPTLFGHVVTKAAQIASGSVANSEKKYFILLIITDGVITDLQETKDALVMASDLPLSILIVGVGGADFKEMEILDADKGERLESSSGRVASRDIVQFVPFRDVQGGEISVTQSLLAELPSQFLTYMQARGITPNT, encoded by the exons ATGGGAAATTGCTGTTCCGATGTCGCCGGCGGTAGGTCGGCGGTCGGAGGAAGCGCCAGCTCGGTGGCCAACCCTACGAACGACGCCGTTGATGCCTTCCTCAGGTCTCGTGGCCAAAACGGCCTCTTCTCCCAGATCGAG CTATCTCTTTCTGCTTCAAACTTGCGTGATCAGGATGTGCTCTCAAAG AGTGATCCTATGGCGGTTCTTTATATGAAAGGAATAGATGGTTTGCTTCAAGAGCTTGGACGCACTGAAGTAGTTTTGAATTCATTAAATCCCAAATGGATTATAAAGCACTTAGTCACATATCAGTTTGAGATGGTGCAGAATTTGGT GGTTCGAGTCTATGATGTTGACACTCAGTTTCACGATGTTGATGTGAAG GCACTTAAGCTGGAGGAGCAGCAGTTTCTCGGCGAGGCTAGTTGTACGTTATCGCAG aTTGTCACAAAATCAAACAAGACATTGACCTTAGATCTTGGATTGAAAGAATTTCGTAGTCCAACCGATGCACAAAGATATGGCCAGCTCACAATTTACGCCGAAGAAATTGTAGCGTCAAAGACGACAACTGAATTGAAATTGAGATGCTCAGACTTAGAATCTAAGGATTTGTTCTGCAAATGC GATCCTTTTCTGGTGATATCGAAAATCACAGAAAATGGTGTAACTGTTCCAATTTGCAAAACTGAAGTTTTGAATAATGACCACAATCCAAAATGGAAATCAATTTTCTTGAGTATTCAGCAAGTTGGAAGTAAG GACAGCCCATTAATTATTGAGTGTTTTAACTTCAACAGCAATGGAAAACATGATTTACTTGG GAAAGTTCAAAAATCACTGGCAGAGTTAGAAAAACTACATTCAGTTGTCACAGGGGAGAATTTGTTCATCCCAGTGTCTGTTGGGCAAAATCACCAAAACAAG GTCTTAAAGAGTCAGTTGTTTGTGGACAAGTATTCAGAAAACATCCGTCATACATTCCTAGATTACTTGGCTGGAGGTTTTGAGCTGAACTTCATGGTTGCAATTGATTTCACTG CATCAAATGGCAATCCTCGATTACCGGATTCATTGCACTATATTGATCCTTCAGGACGACTTAATGCATATCAGAGA GCAATTTCAGAGGTTGGGGGAGTTTTGCAGTTTTATGATTCAGACAAAAAATTTCCTGCTTGGGGTTTTGGAGCACGTCCAATTGATGGTCCTGTATCCCATTGTTTCAACTTAAACGGCAGCAGTCATTATTGTGAG GTTGAAGGAATCCATGGGATTATGATGGCATACACAAGTGCTCTTTTCAATGTCTCACTGGCTGGACCTACATTATTTGGACATGTAGTTACGAAGGCAGCACAGATAGCTAGTGGATCTGTTGCCAATAGTGAAAAAAAGTATTTCATTTTGTTGATCATAACG GATGGGGTTATAACCGATCTTCAGGAAACAAAGGATGCCCTTGTTATGGCATCTGATCTGCCACTGTCCATACTAATTGTTGGGGTTGGAGGTGCTGATTTTAAGGAAATGGAG atATTAGATGCAGATAAAGGGGAGAGACTTGAAAGTTCGAGTGGAAGGGTTGCATCACGTGATATAGTTCAGTTTGTCCCTTTTCGAGATGTACAGG GCGGAGAGATCTCGGTGACTCAATCTCTTTTGGCAGAATTGCCTTCCCAGTTTTTGACATACATGCAAGCTCGGGGTATTACCCCAAATACATGA
- the LOC140875107 gene encoding auxin response factor 2A-like, translating to MAASEGLIKGFNETDGCVSRPEKGTSGSSWKDNSVDAETALYTELWKACAGPLVPVPRENELVFYFPQGHIEQVEASTKQSADLQMPVYNLPPKILCRVVNVNLKAEPDTDEVFAQIILIPEPNQDEIAVKKETLPPPPLPFHVHSFCKILTASDTSTHGGFSVLRRHADECLPPLDMTKQPPTQELVAKDLHGIEWRFRHIFRGQPRRHLLQSGWSVFVSSKRLVAGDAFIFLRGENGELRVGVRRAMKQLGNAPSSVISSHNMHLGVLATAWHATQTKTMFTVYYKPRTSPAEFIVPYDQYVNSVKNNYSVGMRFKMRFEGEEAPEQRFTGTIVGIEDSDTKRWSNSKWRSLKVRWDETSAIPRPNRVSPWNIEPALPPHAMNPLPVPRSKRPRPSALPSSPNSSVLTREGTPKMALDPASASGIPKVLQGQELLTLRGTFLERNDSNTSEKRLLWASPLDDEKNGDVSAARRYASDNWLSSGRTETSFTDLLSGLGSQIDSSRDICMSSDEANLKRQTRELEVKFGLVGNSWSMVPSDVPLDVMDSGSKTLVQSCHTSYQPHSEVRYDTLRELSTTPCLMSDNQETNWLMPPPTSPYIEILPDQSRNLMPKPIYKQTAESLKSKEGNCKLFGFPLISNSLPSKPAFLNTGMEPSGHTEQGINSYYSSTTESDQRCDKSKGSKPNFSAAVCESEKQFQTFHPVAREREGRVSSVSTRSCTKVHKQGMALGRSIELAKFNNYDELIAELDNIFVFNGELRALGKDWLVVYTDDEDDMMLVGDDPWEEFCGMARKILILTKEEVLRMNPRNFGSKGEETSSIAEGLDSKETKNLQTTSSSNMARAT from the exons ATGGCTGCTTCGGAGGGTCTGATCAAGGGTTTTAACGAGACGGATGGTTGTGTTTCCAGACCGGAGAAAGGGACCTCAGGGTCCAGCTGGAAAGATAATTCAG TGGACGCTGAGACAGCGTTGTACACGGAGTTATGGAAAGCATGCGCCGGCCCTTTAGTTCCCGTGCCTCGTGAAAACGAGCTTGTTTTCTATTTTCCGCAGGGTCACATAGAACAG GTGGAGGCTTCGACCAAACAAAGTGCAGACCTGCAGATGCCAGTGTATAACCTTCCTCCAAAGATCCTTTGTCGAGTTGTTAATGTGAATTTGAAG GCTGAACCAGATACGGATGAAGTGTTTGCACAGATTATTTTGATACCCGAACCAAAC CAAGATGAGATTGCCGTGAAGAAGGAAACTTTACCTCCTCCACCTCTGCCTTTTCATGTCCATTCTTTTTGTAAGATTCTTACTGCATCAGATACAAGCACCCACGGTGGGTTCTCAGTGCTAAGACGACATGCTGATGAATGTCTGCCCCCATTG GACATGACGAAGCAACCTCCCACTCAGGAATTAGTGGCCAAAGATTTACACGGAATTGAGTGGCGATTCAGGCATATTTTTCGCG GTCAACCCAGGAGGCACCTCCTTCAGAGTGGGTGGAGCGTGTTTGTTAGTTCAAAGAGACTTGTTGCTGGTGATGCCTTCATATTTTTGAG GGGGGAGAATGGAGAGTTGCGTGTTGGAGTTAGGCGTGCTATGAAACAACTGGGTAATGCTCCGTCATCGGTCATATCCAGCCACAACATGCATCTCGGTGTTCTGGCAACAGCTTGGCATGCTACTCAAACAAAAACCATGTTCACCGTGTATTACAAACCCAG GACGAGCCCGGCTGAGTTTATCGTCCCTTATGATCAATATGTAAACTCTGTTAAGAACAATTATTCCGTAGGAATGAGATTTAAAATGAGATTTGAAGGTGAAGAAGCACCAGAACAGAG GTTTACTGGAACTATAGTTGGTATTGAAGACTCTGATACAAAACGATGGTCAAATTCAAAATGGAGATCCCTAAAG GTGCGGTGGGATGAAACTTCTGCAATTCCTCGACCAAACAGGGTTTCACCTTGGAACATAGAACCTGCTCTACCTCCTCATGCAATGAACCCACTTCCAGTCCCCAGATCAAAAAGGCCTCGACCAAGTGCCTTGCCTTCATCCCCAAACTCTTCTGTTCTTACTAGGGAAG GTACGCCCAAGATGGCACTAGACCCTGCATCTGCCAGTGGGATTCCAAAGGTCTTGCAAGGTCAAGAACTCCTGACCTTGAGAGGCACTTTCTTGGAGAGAAATGATTCAAACACGTCTGAGAAGCGACTGCTATGGGCTTCACCATTAGATGATGAGAAAAATGGCGATGTGTCTGCTGCCAGAAGATATGCATCGGATAACTGGTTATCTTCGGGAAGGACGGAGACATCATTCACAGATCTCTTGTCAGGGTTGGGATCACAGATTGATTCATCCCGCGATATCTGTATGTCTTCTGATGAAGCAAATTTGAAGCGACAAACACGAGAGCTAGAGGTAAAGTTTGGTTTAGTTGGGAACTCATGGTCTATGGTTCCTTCTGACGTGCCACTTGATGTGATGGATTCTGGTTCAAAAACTCTTGTTCAGAGTTGCCATACATCTTATCAGCCACATTCGGAAGTCAGGTACGACACTTTAAGAGAATTATCCACGACACCTTGTCTCATGAGTGATAATCAGGAAACAAATTGGTTGATGCCTCCACCAACCTCACCTTATATCGAAATCTTGCCTGATCAATCACGAAACCTAATGCCAAAGCCCATATACAAACAAACGGCCGAGTCTCTGAAATCTAAGGAAGGGAATTGCAAGCTCTTTGGTTTTCCACTTATTAGCAACTCTTTACCATCGAAGCCAGCATTTCTGAATACAGGGATGGAGCCTTCAGGCCATACAGAGCAAGGCATAAACTCTTATTATTCCTCTACTACTGAATCTGATCAAAGATGTGATAAGTCTAAGGGCTCAAAACCAAACTTTTCTGCTGCTGTCTGCGAATCAGAGAAACAATTTCAAACCTTCCATCCTGTAGCTAGAGAGAGGGAAGGCAGAGTTAGTTCTGTTTCAACAAGAAGTTGCACCAAG GTTCATAAGCAAGGCATGGCCCTTGGAAGGTCTATAGAACTTGCGAAGTTCAACAATTACGATGAATTGATTGCTGAATTGGATAATATCTTCGTATTTAATGGTGAACTCAGGGCTCTTGGCAAGGATTGGCTTGTTGTATATACAGATGACGAGGATGATATGATGCTTGTTGGAGATGATCCTTGGGA AGAATTTTGTGGTATGGCTCGGAAGATATTAATCCTTACAAAAGAGGAGGTGCTTCGTATGAATCCAAGAAATTTTGGCTCTAAAGGAGAAGAAACCTCCTCAATTGCAGAGGGTTTAGATTCGAAAGAAACGAAAAATTTACAGACTACTTCATCATCAAACATGGCTCGTGCTACATAG
- the LOC140887180 gene encoding uncharacterized protein — translation MNAPPLVKKPKMELEAEEEEEEEEEEEQVEEREGPEEEQNRKEQEEALLALVQHRTKEVEHLRQRITYYKSQLDEAEKKLEDTQTKLARHQGQDISVASETSGNITKESQCKPQTSGLDTIKSSRDNLNVSQKSVSPFHQNGESSRSHIQSKSQLLIRSVTPKIEESGKATNGSGLLPGISVSTQTNSTAKQKGDKARKLSSVQETMQSEPKGKKAKPEERESKDLIPLISSCSSSTTIHCQTGCLLSSQHKRKLRSLVLCPTNDQLFVTSALDGLVNLWQIQGRGSSANLLSSTECQSNKQRRWPEDIAWHPQGNRLFSVYAADGGDSQISILNLNKGRDGTRVCFLEDKPHIKGILNSIIFMPWDETRFVTGGSDHAVVLWTEQDTGGGSWKPKSLHRNFHSSAVMGVAGMRHKKMVMSVGADKRIIGFDMMSGRAEYKHQIESKCMSIVTNPSDYNLFMVQTGTPEKQLKLFDLRIRQMEIHAFGWKQESSDSQSALINQAWSPDGLYITSGSADPAIHIFDIRYNSHRPSQSIRAHQKRVFKAVWHHALPLLISISSDLNIGLHKIL, via the exons ATGAATGCGCCACCGTTGGTGAAGAAGCCGAAAATGGAGCTTGAAgcggaggaggaggaggaggaggaggaggaggaggagcaAGTGGAAGAGAGGGAAGGACCAGAGGAGGAACAGAATAGGAAAGAACAAGAAGAAGCGCTATTGGCCCTTGTCCAGCATCGCACCAAAGAAGTTGAGCATCTTCGTCAGCGCATTACTTATTACAAATCCCAG CTTGATGAAGcggaaaagaagttggaggaTACACAAACTAAATTGGCTCGTCATCAAGGACAAGACATTTCAGTGGCTTCTGAAACATCTGGTAACATTACCAAAGAG TCTCAATGTAAGCCACAGACGTCAGGTCTGGATACCATTAAGTCTTCCAGAGATAATCTTAATGTTTCACAAAAATCAGTTAGTCCTTTCCATCAAAATGGAGAATCTTCTCGAAGCCATATCCAGTCCAAATCACAACTTTTGATTCGTTCTGTGACCCCAAAGATTGAAGAATCTGGAAAAGCTACCAATGGTTCCGGATTGTTGCCTGGTATATCGGTATCAACTCAAACTAATAGCACTGCCAAGCAAAAAGGAGACAAAGCTCGTAAATTGTCTTCAGTCCAAGAAACCATGCAATCTGAACCTAAGGGGAAAAAGGCGAAGCCTG AGGAGAGAGAATCTAAAGATTTGATTCCATTAATAAGCAGCTGCTCTTCATCAACCACCATTCACTGCCAGACTGGTTGTCTTTTGTCGAGTCAACACAAAAGAAAACTGAGAAGTCTTGTGCTGTGTCCGACAAATGATCAATTATTTGTGACCAG TGCATTGGATGGATTGGTCAACCTTTGGCAAATACAGGGGAGGGG CTCCAGTGCCAATCTTTTAAGTTCTACTGAATGTCAATCTAACAAGCAGAGGAGATGGCCTGAAGATATAGCTTGGCATCCACAGGGAAACAGACTTTTTTCGGTTTATGCTGCAGATGGTGGAGATTCCCAGATATCAATTTTGAACCTGAATAAAGGAAGAGAC GGAACACGCGTCTGCTTTCTTGAAGACAAGCCTCACATTAAAGGCATTCTCAACAGCATAATCTTCATGCCATGGGATGAAACACGGTTTGTTACGGGTGGTAGTGACCATGCCGTGGTCCTTTGGACTGAGCAAGATACGGGAGGAGGCTCATGGAAACCTAAATCATTACATAGAAACTTTCATTCCTCTGCTGTAATGGGGGTTGCGGGAATGCGGCATAAGAAAATGGTGATGTCTGTTGGTGCTGATAAACGGATaattggatttgatatgatgAGTGGAAGAGCAGAGTACAAACATCAAATTGAAAGCAAATGCATGAGTATTGTAACTAATCCTTCTGACTACAATCTCTTTATGGTTCAGACTGG GACCCCAGAGAAGCAGCTCAAACTGTTTGATCTCAGGATAAGGCAGATGGAGATTCACGCTTTTGGGTGGAAACAAGAGAGTAGCGACTCACAATCGGCCCTTATAAACCAGGCGTGGTCTCCAGATGGTTTGTATATAACATCAGGATCTGCAGATCCCGCCATTCACATCTTTGACATAAGATATAACAGCCACAGACCTTCTCAATCAATACGAGCTCATCAGAAACGAGTATTTAAAGCTGTGTGGCATCACGCTCTCCCGCTTCTCATCTCGATTTCTTCCGACTTGAACATCGGATTACACAAAATCTTGTAA